From one Candidatus Nanopelagicales bacterium genomic stretch:
- a CDS encoding DUF3090 domain-containing protein, producing the protein MPRQVFAYDPPERFVAGTVGQPGERTFYLQARADRRVTSVALEKGQVSVLAERVDGLLDEVLRLSGGAVAIPAVVPSELEDNDPLELPLTEEFRVGAMALGWDSDDDRLIIEAHAVTEDESEIPEIGSDSSEGPDCLRVRLTGAQARAFATRSLAVVAAGRPPCPFCHLPLDPGGHICPRANGYRR; encoded by the coding sequence GTGCCCCGCCAGGTCTTCGCGTACGACCCGCCCGAGCGCTTCGTCGCCGGCACGGTCGGTCAGCCCGGCGAGCGGACCTTCTACCTGCAGGCCCGCGCCGACCGCCGGGTGACCAGCGTGGCGCTGGAGAAGGGACAGGTGTCGGTGCTCGCCGAGCGGGTGGACGGGCTGCTGGACGAGGTGCTGCGGCTGTCGGGCGGTGCGGTCGCCATCCCCGCCGTCGTCCCCTCCGAGCTCGAGGACAACGACCCGCTGGAGCTGCCGCTGACCGAGGAGTTCCGGGTCGGGGCGATGGCGCTCGGCTGGGACAGCGACGACGACCGGCTGATCATCGAGGCGCACGCGGTCACCGAGGACGAGTCGGAGATCCCCGAGATCGGCAGCGACTCCTCGGAGGGGCCGGACTGCCTGCGGGTGCGGCTCACGGGCGCCCAGGCGCGGGCGTTCGCCACCCGTTCTCTGGCGGTCGTGGCGGCCGGACGCCCCCCGTGCCCGTTCTGCCACCTGCCGCTGGACCCCGGCGGCCACATCTGCCCGCGGGCCAACGGCTACCGGCGCTGA